A portion of the Polaribacter cellanae genome contains these proteins:
- a CDS encoding type I restriction endonuclease: MEFQNKIKAIADKIALLKEKIETEESTKHAFVLPFIHALGYDSFNPTEVVPEFTADLGLKKGEKVDYAIFQDNIPILIIECKNWRETLDNHNSQLFRYFHVTKTRFSLLTNGIQYRFYTDLEQTNKMDVKPFLEFDITKVKDSDIHEILKFHKSNFDVNKIVDNASSLKYTKEIKKCISEELISPSFEFSRLFANKVYSGRLTEKVMNEFTELVHKAFNQIIGEKVNDRLNSALNKESEKQQEDIVEEKPAESKIITTEEELDGFRIIVAILRRKLPVERINHRDTQSYFGILLDDNNRKPLCRLYLNTSNKYLSVFDENKKETKITIDSIDEIYKYESQLLSTVDYYIEDKN; the protein is encoded by the coding sequence ATGGAATTTCAAAACAAAATAAAAGCAATCGCAGATAAAATTGCTTTACTAAAAGAAAAAATTGAGACAGAGGAATCTACAAAACATGCTTTTGTTTTGCCTTTCATTCATGCTTTAGGTTATGACTCTTTCAACCCAACAGAGGTTGTACCAGAGTTTACAGCAGATTTGGGTTTAAAAAAAGGAGAGAAAGTAGATTATGCAATTTTTCAAGACAACATTCCAATTTTAATTATAGAATGTAAAAACTGGAGAGAAACATTAGACAATCATAATTCTCAACTATTTAGATATTTTCATGTAACAAAAACACGTTTTTCTTTATTAACAAATGGTATACAATATCGGTTTTATACAGATTTAGAACAAACCAATAAAATGGATGTAAAACCTTTCTTGGAGTTTGATATAACAAAAGTAAAAGATTCAGATATTCATGAAATACTTAAATTTCATAAGTCTAATTTCGATGTTAATAAAATTGTAGATAATGCAAGCTCATTAAAATATACCAAAGAAATAAAAAAATGCATATCAGAAGAATTAATAAGTCCCTCCTTTGAGTTTTCTAGACTATTTGCAAATAAAGTTTATTCAGGAAGGTTAACAGAAAAGGTGATGAACGAATTTACAGAATTGGTTCATAAAGCTTTTAATCAAATAATAGGAGAGAAGGTTAACGATCGATTGAATTCTGCTTTAAACAAAGAATCAGAAAAACAACAAGAAGATATAGTTGAGGAAAAGCCAGCAGAAAGCAAAATCATTACCACAGAAGAAGAATTAGATGGGTTTAGAATTATAGTTGCCATTTTAAGAAGAAAACTACCTGTAGAAAGAATTAATCATAGAGATACACAATCTTATTTTGGAATTCTTTTAGATGATAATAATAGAAAACCATTGTGTAGACTTTATTTAAACACAAGTAATAAGTATTTAAGTGTATTTGATGAAAATAAAAAAGAAACAAAAATTACAATTGATTCTATTGATGAAATTTATAAATATGAGAGTCAACTTTTAAGTACAGTTGATTATTACATAGAAGACAAAAATTAA